One stretch of Amycolatopsis sp. NBC_00345 DNA includes these proteins:
- a CDS encoding MBL fold metallo-hydrolase: MDVDLTVTAGNYRFDGVSFAVDTNIWLLGDEDEVLVVDAGFDASAILSAIDGREVLGIVCTHAHNDHADSALTLADATGAPVLLHPGDEKLWARVNPGRRPDAELTDGQVLTVAGSPVVVLHTPGHTAGSVCLHLPDDGLLFSGDTLLSGGPGLTGDAWSSRSALHDSVRRKLLVLPGETVVHPGHGYNTELGVEREESWADRR; encoded by the coding sequence GTGGACGTTGACCTGACGGTGACCGCCGGGAACTACCGCTTCGACGGGGTGTCGTTCGCGGTCGACACGAACATCTGGCTCCTCGGCGACGAGGACGAGGTGCTCGTGGTCGACGCGGGCTTCGACGCGAGCGCGATCCTGTCCGCCATCGACGGCCGCGAGGTGCTGGGGATCGTCTGCACGCACGCCCACAACGACCACGCCGACTCCGCCCTCACGCTGGCCGACGCGACCGGCGCGCCGGTGCTGCTGCACCCCGGCGACGAGAAGCTGTGGGCCCGCGTCAACCCCGGCCGCCGCCCCGACGCGGAGCTGACGGACGGGCAGGTGCTCACCGTCGCCGGGTCGCCGGTGGTCGTGCTGCACACGCCGGGGCACACCGCCGGGTCCGTCTGCCTGCACCTGCCCGACGACGGCCTGCTCTTCAGCGGCGACACGCTGTTGTCCGGCGGCCCGGGCCTGACCGGCGACGCGTGGTCGAGCCGTTCCGCGCTGCACGATTCGGTCCGCCGGAAACTGCTGGTGCTGCCGGGGGAAACCGTGGTGCACCCCGGTCACGGGTACAACACCGAGCTGGGCGTGGAGCGAGAGGAATCCTGGGCCGACCGGCGGTGA
- a CDS encoding sialidase family protein: MSPIRGFGAILLAVATIWLPFTPAAAAAPGCASSVPFTSGTEGYDTFRIPAVVRAANGALVAFAEGRRDSAGDSGAIQTVSRTSRDGGCTWGPLAVVTTNGDATAGNPTPVLARDGELVLLTVHNGPVSEKQIMSGQASDQDTRRVFVQRSNDNGRTWTAARDITSDTKLPGWRWYATGPGHATLLRHGPHAGRIVVPANHSSSPPAGSPDVGTEAKYYGGHDLYSDDNGRTWHIGFTDDRTDGVVAANETSMTELPDGTLYFSSRNQGSAAEHRVDGYSTDGGQTLVRPYQVQPTLSGTKVEGSVLQTTIPWLMLYSGPADPATRAVMRLRLSTDRGHTWRPGRTVAAGPAGYSDLVQADPRTAGLLYETGQAGPYETIVFQRIPLGQAG, translated from the coding sequence GTGTCACCGATCCGTGGATTCGGCGCGATTCTGCTGGCAGTGGCCACGATCTGGCTGCCCTTCACCCCGGCGGCCGCGGCCGCTCCCGGCTGTGCCTCGTCAGTCCCGTTCACCTCCGGCACCGAGGGCTACGACACCTTCCGCATCCCCGCGGTGGTGCGCGCGGCGAACGGGGCGCTGGTCGCGTTCGCGGAGGGGCGGCGCGATTCGGCCGGCGACTCCGGCGCCATCCAGACGGTGTCGCGCACCTCCCGTGACGGCGGCTGCACCTGGGGCCCGCTCGCGGTGGTCACCACCAACGGCGACGCCACCGCGGGCAACCCGACCCCGGTGCTCGCGCGCGACGGCGAACTGGTGCTGCTGACCGTCCACAACGGACCGGTCTCGGAGAAGCAGATCATGTCCGGCCAGGCGTCCGATCAGGACACCCGCCGCGTGTTCGTCCAGCGCAGCAACGACAACGGCCGCACCTGGACGGCCGCGCGCGACATCACCTCGGACACGAAGCTGCCGGGCTGGCGTTGGTACGCCACCGGTCCCGGGCACGCGACGCTGCTGCGCCACGGCCCGCACGCGGGCCGGATCGTGGTGCCCGCCAACCACTCCAGCTCCCCGCCGGCGGGCTCGCCCGACGTCGGCACCGAGGCAAAGTACTACGGCGGCCACGACCTCTACAGCGACGACAACGGCCGCACCTGGCACATCGGCTTCACCGACGACCGCACCGACGGCGTCGTCGCCGCGAACGAGACGTCGATGACCGAGCTGCCCGACGGCACGCTCTACTTCTCCAGCCGCAACCAGGGTTCCGCCGCCGAGCACCGGGTCGACGGCTACAGCACCGACGGCGGCCAGACGCTCGTCCGGCCGTACCAGGTGCAGCCGACGCTGTCCGGGACGAAGGTCGAGGGCAGCGTGCTGCAGACGACGATCCCGTGGCTGATGCTGTACTCCGGCCCGGCCGACCCGGCCACACGCGCGGTGATGCGGCTGCGGCTGAGCACCGACCGCGGGCACACCTGGCGCCCCGGCCGCACGGTGGCCGCCGGCCCGGCGGGCTACTCCGACCTCGTGCAGGCCGACCCGCGCACCGCCGGGCTGCTGTACGAGACGGGCCAGGCCGGCCCGTACGAGACCATCGTGTTCCAGCGGATCCCGCTCGGGCAGGCCGGCTGA
- a CDS encoding thioesterase II family protein, whose product MGDDRWIRRYHPRDDAPARLVCLPHAGGAASYFHPVSRALSPAADVLAVQYPGRQDRQAEPPLRSVPELADAITQALLPWLDRPVVLFGHSMGATLAFEIGLRLEARGTGPRAVVVSGRRAPSRRREETVHLLDDEGLLADVARLAGTDSRVLEDQELRAMVLPALRADYTAIETYRPVDGATLTVPLHAHTGVDDPRVSVEEARAWSAHTTGGFTFATYPGGHFYLNEQAPAVIAALRTVVAAAS is encoded by the coding sequence ATGGGCGACGACCGGTGGATCCGGCGCTACCACCCGCGGGACGACGCACCGGCCCGGCTGGTGTGCCTGCCGCACGCGGGCGGCGCGGCCTCCTACTTCCACCCCGTGTCCCGGGCGCTCTCCCCGGCCGCGGACGTGCTCGCCGTGCAGTACCCGGGGCGGCAGGACCGGCAGGCCGAGCCGCCGCTGCGCTCCGTGCCGGAGCTGGCCGACGCGATCACCCAGGCGCTGCTGCCCTGGCTCGACCGGCCCGTGGTGCTGTTCGGCCACAGCATGGGCGCCACGCTCGCCTTCGAGATCGGGCTGCGGCTCGAAGCGCGGGGCACCGGGCCACGCGCCGTCGTCGTCTCCGGACGGCGCGCGCCGTCCCGCCGGCGCGAGGAGACCGTGCACCTGCTCGACGACGAGGGCCTGCTCGCCGACGTCGCGCGGCTGGCCGGCACCGACTCCCGGGTGCTGGAGGACCAGGAGCTGCGCGCGATGGTCCTGCCCGCGCTGCGCGCCGACTACACCGCGATCGAGACCTACCGGCCGGTCGACGGGGCCACGCTGACCGTGCCGCTCCACGCGCACACCGGCGTGGACGACCCCCGCGTGAGCGTCGAGGAGGCCCGCGCCTGGTCCGCGCACACCACCGGCGGCTTCACCTTCGCGACCTACCCCGGCGGCCACTTCTACCTGAACGAGCAGGCGCCCGCGGTGATCGCGGCCCTGCGGACCGTCGTCGCCGCGGCGTCGTAG
- a CDS encoding nitroreductase family deazaflavin-dependent oxidoreductase: MRGVFAGFGKSKTFAAIGRALMPADRVLLRISGGRFGVGTALGLRTLLLTTIGRNSGEPRQVPLLYVERAGGYVVIASNWGGEKHPAWSANLIARPDATASARGRTVPVRGRLLEGAEREEMWDAVAAYWPAYDCYAVRAAHRDIRVFLLEPR; the protein is encoded by the coding sequence CTGCGAGGGGTGTTCGCCGGATTCGGCAAGAGCAAGACGTTCGCCGCGATCGGCCGCGCGCTGATGCCGGCCGACCGGGTGCTGCTGCGGATCAGCGGCGGGCGGTTCGGCGTCGGCACGGCCCTCGGACTGCGCACGCTGCTGCTCACCACGATCGGCCGTAACAGCGGCGAGCCGCGCCAGGTGCCGCTGCTCTACGTCGAGCGCGCGGGCGGCTACGTCGTCATCGCGTCGAACTGGGGCGGCGAGAAGCACCCCGCGTGGTCGGCGAACCTGATCGCACGGCCGGACGCGACGGCGTCGGCCCGCGGGCGGACCGTGCCCGTGCGCGGACGGCTGCTCGAAGGCGCCGAGCGCGAGGAGATGTGGGACGCGGTGGCCGCGTACTGGCCGGCCTACGACTGTTACGCCGTCCGGGCCGCGCACCGCGACATCCGCGTGTTCCTGCTCGAGCCCCGGTAA
- a CDS encoding YciI family protein — protein sequence MPQYAILIYERETPGGMAGFPPEVLAAHGRVEGLIAASGGTLIAGYATEPTSMTRSRRGPVVTEGPFVESKEAMSGFFVVEARDLNHAVEISGFVPVMDGGVEVRPLLGG from the coding sequence ATGCCGCAGTACGCGATCCTGATCTACGAGCGCGAAACCCCCGGCGGCATGGCCGGCTTCCCGCCCGAGGTGCTGGCGGCGCACGGCCGCGTCGAAGGCCTCATCGCCGCTTCGGGCGGCACGCTGATCGCGGGGTACGCGACCGAGCCGACGTCGATGACGCGTTCGCGGCGCGGTCCCGTCGTCACCGAAGGGCCGTTCGTGGAGAGCAAAGAGGCGATGTCGGGCTTTTTCGTCGTGGAGGCACGGGATCTCAACCATGCCGTGGAGATCAGCGGATTCGTGCCGGTCATGGACGGCGGCGTCGAGGTCCGGCCGCTGCTGGGCGGCTGA
- a CDS encoding sigma-70 family RNA polymerase sigma factor produces MPRRTDVPDFAASTAAHRAELVVHCYRLLGSAHEAEDLVQETMLRAWRAWDSYDGTRASVRTWLYRIATNVCLTALEGRARRPLPAGLGGPSDDPGAPLTPSFDVPWLQPFPDARLGDPAALAAARSGLRLAFVAAMQLLPARQRAVLVLRDVLEFSAAEVATMLGTTTASVNSALQRARAGVAGASADGLAEADGTVIDRYVRAFEAADVEALVSLLTDDIVLEMPPVPHWYRGATDYGRFMTRLFAMRGPHWRLMPSAANGQPTLAAYCRHGDVFRLHTLQLFTVRGGRVAHIVVFQDPALPELFGLPPVLAP; encoded by the coding sequence ATGCCCCGGCGCACTGACGTGCCCGATTTCGCGGCCAGCACGGCCGCACACCGGGCCGAGCTGGTGGTGCACTGCTACCGCCTGCTCGGCTCGGCGCACGAGGCCGAGGACCTCGTGCAGGAGACGATGCTGCGCGCGTGGCGGGCGTGGGATTCCTACGACGGCACGCGGGCCTCGGTGCGCACCTGGCTGTACCGGATCGCGACCAACGTCTGCCTGACCGCGCTCGAAGGCCGGGCGCGGCGGCCGTTGCCGGCCGGGCTCGGCGGCCCGAGCGACGATCCGGGCGCCCCGCTCACGCCGTCGTTCGACGTGCCGTGGCTGCAACCGTTTCCCGACGCCCGCCTCGGCGATCCCGCCGCGCTCGCCGCCGCCCGGTCGGGGTTGCGGCTCGCGTTCGTCGCGGCGATGCAGCTGTTGCCGGCGCGGCAGCGGGCGGTGCTGGTGCTGCGGGACGTGCTGGAGTTCAGCGCCGCGGAGGTCGCCACGATGCTCGGCACCACCACGGCGTCGGTGAACAGCGCGCTGCAACGGGCTCGCGCGGGGGTCGCGGGGGCCTCGGCCGACGGGCTGGCCGAGGCGGACGGCACGGTGATCGACCGTTACGTGCGGGCCTTCGAAGCGGCGGACGTCGAAGCGCTGGTTTCGCTGCTGACCGACGACATCGTGCTGGAAATGCCGCCGGTGCCCCATTGGTACCGCGGCGCCACGGACTACGGCCGGTTCATGACGCGGCTGTTCGCGATGCGCGGCCCGCACTGGCGCCTGATGCCGTCGGCCGCCAACGGCCAGCCCACGCTGGCCGCGTACTGCCGCCACGGCGACGTCTTCCGCCTGCACACCCTGCAGCTGTTCACGGTGCGCGGTGGGCGCGTGGCCCACATCGTCGTGTTCCAGGACCCGGCCCTGCCCGAGCTGTTCGGCCTGCCGCCCGTGCTGGCTCCGTGA
- a CDS encoding SgcJ/EcaC family oxidoreductase has protein sequence MSNTEVRTVLNRLYQSWADNDADAFAAFYTEGATVVLPGVFQQGRAAVRDYMAAGFDGPLKGSRALDEPQDIRVAGDTAIVVSRGGVLFTGKDSVPAAREVVATWVFTRLGGEWSVAAYSNAPAH, from the coding sequence ATGAGCAACACCGAAGTCCGCACCGTGCTGAACCGCCTCTACCAGAGCTGGGCCGACAACGACGCCGACGCGTTCGCGGCCTTTTACACCGAGGGCGCCACCGTGGTGCTGCCCGGCGTTTTCCAGCAGGGCCGCGCCGCCGTCCGCGACTACATGGCCGCCGGATTCGACGGCCCGCTCAAGGGCTCGCGCGCCCTCGACGAGCCGCAGGACATCCGGGTCGCGGGCGACACCGCGATCGTGGTCAGCCGCGGCGGGGTCCTGTTCACGGGGAAGGATTCGGTGCCCGCGGCGCGTGAGGTAGTGGCGACCTGGGTGTTCACCCGCCTCGGCGGCGAGTGGTCGGTGGCCGCCTACAGCAATGCCCCGGCGCACTGA
- a CDS encoding RNA polymerase sigma factor, whose translation MTRSLTPDAVAELLRPLVPQVLGTLVRRYGQFEACEDAVQESLLAAVEQWAGNEVPGNPRAWLLTVATRRLTDQWRSESARRRREETVAVQEPVGFAPGPGEDRPPERDDTLTLLFLCCHPAVTPSSQVALTLRAVGGLTTAEIASAFLVPEPTMTRRITRAKESIAAAGSTFGEPSAEDRPERLRVVLHVLYLIFNEGYTASSGEQLHRVELTAEAIRLTRAVLALLPDDGEVAGLLALMLLTDARRPARTRPDGALMPLAEQDRRLWTVPVIVEGVELISRTLGRGPAGPYQVQAAIAALHDQAVSTAGTDWPQILELYGVLEELAPSPVVTLNRAIAVAMVHGPAEGLALLATIEGDSRIKQGHRLDAVRAHLLELAGDHAAAREHYLRAAKRTTSLPERRYLQGRAASLLSLDR comes from the coding sequence ATGACCCGCTCGTTGACGCCCGACGCCGTCGCCGAACTGCTGCGGCCGCTGGTGCCGCAGGTGCTCGGCACGCTCGTGCGCCGGTACGGGCAGTTCGAGGCGTGCGAGGACGCGGTCCAGGAGTCGCTGCTCGCGGCCGTCGAACAGTGGGCTGGGAACGAGGTGCCGGGCAACCCGCGCGCCTGGCTGCTCACCGTCGCGACCCGGCGGCTGACCGATCAGTGGCGCAGCGAGAGCGCGCGCCGTCGTCGCGAGGAGACGGTGGCGGTCCAGGAGCCCGTGGGGTTCGCGCCCGGACCGGGCGAGGACCGGCCGCCGGAGCGGGACGACACGCTGACCCTGCTGTTCCTCTGCTGCCACCCGGCCGTGACCCCGAGCTCGCAGGTGGCGCTGACGTTGCGCGCGGTCGGCGGCCTGACCACGGCGGAGATCGCCAGCGCGTTCCTCGTGCCGGAGCCGACGATGACGCGGCGGATCACCCGCGCGAAGGAGAGCATCGCCGCGGCGGGCTCGACCTTCGGCGAGCCGTCCGCCGAGGACCGGCCCGAACGGCTGCGCGTGGTGCTGCACGTGCTGTACCTGATCTTCAACGAGGGCTACACGGCGTCTTCGGGCGAACAGCTGCACCGCGTCGAGCTGACCGCGGAGGCGATCCGGCTCACCCGCGCCGTGCTCGCCCTGCTGCCGGACGACGGTGAGGTCGCGGGCCTGCTCGCGCTGATGCTGCTCACCGACGCCCGCCGCCCGGCCCGCACCCGGCCCGACGGCGCACTGATGCCGCTGGCCGAGCAGGACCGTCGCTTGTGGACGGTGCCGGTGATCGTCGAAGGGGTGGAGCTGATCAGCCGCACGCTCGGCCGCGGTCCGGCCGGGCCGTACCAGGTGCAGGCCGCGATCGCCGCGCTGCACGACCAGGCGGTGAGCACGGCCGGGACGGACTGGCCGCAGATCCTCGAGCTGTACGGCGTGCTGGAGGAGCTGGCGCCGAGCCCCGTGGTCACCCTGAACCGCGCGATCGCCGTCGCCATGGTCCACGGCCCGGCCGAAGGCCTCGCGCTGCTGGCCACCATCGAGGGCGACAGCCGGATCAAGCAGGGCCACCGTCTCGACGCCGTCCGTGCCCACCTGCTCGAACTCGCCGGCGACCACGCCGCGGCCCGCGAGCACTACCTCCGCGCGGCCAAGCGCACCACGAGCCTGCCCGAGCGCCGTTACCTCCAGGGCCGGGCGGCGAGCCTTCTTTCCCTGGACCGATGA
- a CDS encoding YciI family protein, giving the protein MKFLLAMYMNPEVWDALSEETRESVMTGHGDFIAKIRASGEMISTQALGGPDESAVVRVRGGAPAITDGPYIESKEFLAGYYLVECESRDRALEVAAMIPDAGIEGLGIEVRQVVFFADAETETDFG; this is encoded by the coding sequence GTGAAGTTCCTGCTGGCGATGTACATGAACCCTGAGGTGTGGGACGCGCTCTCCGAGGAGACCCGCGAGTCGGTGATGACCGGGCACGGGGACTTCATCGCGAAGATCCGCGCTTCGGGGGAGATGATCAGCACCCAGGCGCTGGGCGGGCCGGACGAGAGCGCCGTGGTCCGCGTGCGCGGCGGGGCGCCGGCGATTACCGACGGGCCGTACATCGAGTCCAAGGAGTTCCTGGCCGGCTACTACCTCGTCGAGTGCGAGAGCCGGGACCGGGCGCTGGAGGTCGCGGCGATGATCCCCGACGCCGGCATCGAGGGGCTCGGCATCGAGGTCCGCCAGGTGGTGTTCTTCGCCGACGCGGAGACCGAGACCGACTTCGGCTGA
- a CDS encoding TetR/AcrR family transcriptional regulator, whose amino-acid sequence MSAQGPPTPPIWLLPEPPERRWGLGRAEIVRAAVALADAGGADALTMRAVAKELGSSTPMSLYRYVHSKDGLVDLMLDVAGAEVPTPERPGDDWRGELTRVALDSWAMMKRHPWFAQLVHTRPPAGPQSNRRQEFVLATFDKRGQELPAALGYQRLLDGYIVGQALQRAEEQKMLQRNELSSLEDVQQLARGWFGDGEGDVGPYPLLGRFMRGFLTEGADGPAPPDEDAQFTLGLECLLDGIAARL is encoded by the coding sequence GTGAGCGCGCAGGGACCACCCACCCCACCCATCTGGCTGCTGCCCGAGCCCCCGGAACGGCGCTGGGGCCTGGGCCGGGCGGAGATCGTGCGCGCCGCGGTCGCGCTGGCCGACGCCGGCGGCGCGGATGCGCTGACCATGCGCGCGGTGGCGAAGGAGCTGGGCTCGTCCACGCCGATGTCGCTGTACCGGTACGTGCACAGCAAGGACGGCCTGGTCGACCTGATGCTGGACGTCGCGGGCGCGGAGGTCCCGACGCCGGAGCGGCCGGGTGACGACTGGCGCGGCGAGCTGACCCGGGTGGCCCTCGACTCGTGGGCGATGATGAAACGCCACCCCTGGTTCGCCCAGCTCGTGCACACGCGCCCGCCCGCCGGGCCGCAGTCGAACCGGCGCCAGGAGTTCGTGCTGGCCACCTTCGACAAGCGTGGCCAGGAATTGCCGGCCGCGCTCGGCTACCAGCGGCTGCTCGACGGTTACATCGTCGGCCAGGCGCTGCAGCGGGCCGAAGAGCAGAAGATGTTGCAGCGCAACGAATTGAGCAGTCTCGAAGACGTCCAGCAATTGGCCCGGGGCTGGTTCGGCGACGGCGAGGGCGACGTCGGGCCGTACCCGCTGCTCGGCCGTTTCATGCGCGGGTTCCTCACCGAGGGGGCCGACGGCCCGGCCCCGCCCGATGAGGACGCCCAGTTCACGCTCGGTCTCGAGTGCCTGCTCGACGGCATCGCCGCCCGGCTCTGA
- a CDS encoding FAD-dependent monooxygenase, translated as MTERVPVLITGGGVAGLTAALLLQRQGVAAALVEKHASTSPQPKARRFNQRSNEVFRSLGLAGAVAEASAPLASFSGMLVGTTLADAQWPEVTEALRASLAQHATMGDHSPAPSVLCPQDVLEPVLRNAAEARGVSVRFATELVSFTQDDTGVTAELRPAGGEPYRLEAEYLIAGDGSRSPIREALGIPCGGYGHLADNLDIAFRADLTELVRDKRFNLCTIENPAASGAFVSVNGTDRWLFSTSDFPGSAALDDEGWRELLRTIVGVPDLDVEMLSRMPWESGMYVADRFAEGRVFLAGDAAHSMPPMAAAGANTAIADVHNLAWKLAAVLRGTASAALLDTYHPERYPIAYATAEFSSLVSGHLGTMVKSVTNGEGPRFDPSAAMFGVQYDEGAFVPDGRGPAPVDHYGPAGRPGTRVPHAWLDGTGAPGGLPAASTGASTGVSTVSTVSTVSTVDLAGPGFVLLTGPDDSRWAGDADALGLQLVRVGDPAWLAEVELGDGGALLLRPDAVVAWHSASGIGLRDALSRVLGSPATVDA; from the coding sequence ATGACCGAACGAGTCCCAGTGCTGATCACCGGTGGCGGGGTGGCCGGACTGACCGCGGCGCTGCTGCTCCAGCGCCAGGGCGTGGCCGCGGCGCTGGTGGAGAAGCACGCGAGCACGTCACCGCAGCCGAAGGCGCGGCGGTTCAACCAGCGCAGCAACGAGGTGTTCCGCTCACTCGGCCTGGCCGGCGCGGTCGCCGAAGCGAGCGCGCCACTGGCGTCGTTCAGCGGCATGCTCGTCGGCACGACGCTCGCGGACGCGCAGTGGCCGGAGGTCACCGAAGCGCTGCGCGCGAGCCTCGCGCAGCACGCGACCATGGGCGACCACAGCCCGGCGCCGAGCGTGCTGTGCCCGCAGGACGTGCTCGAACCGGTGCTGCGCAACGCCGCGGAAGCACGCGGCGTCTCGGTGCGGTTCGCCACGGAACTGGTGTCGTTCACCCAGGACGACACGGGCGTCACGGCCGAGTTGCGGCCCGCCGGAGGGGAGCCGTACCGGCTCGAGGCCGAGTACCTGATCGCCGGCGACGGCTCGCGCAGCCCGATCCGCGAGGCGCTGGGCATCCCGTGCGGCGGCTACGGCCACTTGGCCGACAACCTCGACATCGCGTTCCGCGCGGACCTCACCGAACTGGTGCGGGACAAGCGGTTCAACCTCTGCACGATCGAGAACCCGGCCGCGTCCGGCGCGTTCGTCTCGGTGAACGGCACCGACCGGTGGCTGTTCTCGACGTCGGACTTCCCCGGTTCGGCCGCACTGGACGACGAGGGCTGGCGCGAACTCCTGCGCACCATCGTCGGCGTGCCGGACCTCGACGTCGAGATGCTCAGCCGGATGCCGTGGGAGTCCGGCATGTACGTGGCCGACCGGTTCGCCGAGGGCCGCGTCTTCCTGGCGGGCGACGCCGCGCACTCGATGCCGCCGATGGCCGCGGCCGGCGCCAACACCGCGATCGCCGACGTGCACAACCTCGCCTGGAAGCTGGCGGCGGTGCTCCGCGGCACGGCGTCGGCCGCCCTGCTGGACACCTATCACCCCGAGCGGTACCCGATCGCCTACGCGACGGCGGAGTTCTCCAGCCTGGTCAGCGGCCACCTCGGCACGATGGTCAAGTCGGTCACCAACGGCGAGGGCCCCCGGTTCGACCCGTCGGCGGCGATGTTCGGCGTGCAGTACGACGAGGGCGCGTTCGTCCCGGACGGGCGCGGCCCGGCGCCGGTGGACCACTACGGGCCCGCCGGACGGCCCGGCACGCGGGTGCCGCACGCTTGGCTCGACGGCACCGGCGCGCCCGGTGGTCTGCCCGCTGCGTCCACTGGCGCGTCGACTGGCGTATCCACTGTGTCCACTGTGTCCACTGTGTCCACTGTGGACCTGGCCGGGCCGGGCTTCGTCCTGCTGACCGGTCCGGACGACAGCCGGTGGGCGGGCGACGCCGACGCGCTCGGCCTCCAGCTGGTCCGCGTCGGCGACCCCGCCTGGCTGGCCGAGGTCGAGCTGGGCGACGGCGGCGCACTGCTGCTGCGGCCGGACGCCGTGGTCGCCTGGCACTCGGCCTCGGGCATCGGGCTGCGTGACGCGCTGTCCCGCGTGCTCGGCAGCCCGGCCACGGTCGACGCGTGA
- a CDS encoding FAD-dependent monooxygenase — MESDVLIAGAGPAGLLLAGDLAEAGVTVTVLERRTTGSNLTRAFGVHARTLEQFDQRGIADELVATGLPLRRLRLFVPVDLDFGRLPTRYRYLLITPQTRTEAVLRARAERLGAKFALGANVVGVRQDAGGVDVTTADGERRRGRYLVGADGAHSVVRRELGLPFDGRPVLKSIMLADVRLAEPPGNVLRVNSVGDAFAFVAPFGDGWYRVTAWDRHRQATEDAPLDLDEVRAVTRRSLGTDLGMHDARWLSRFHCDERQVPHYRAGRVFLAGDAAHVHSPAGGQGMNTGLQDAANLGWKLAAVLSGRLPESLLDTYETERHPVGKRVLRSSGAMIRLAMVRPRPAREAGGRALAGALSVGSLARRAAGVVSGIGIRYAPPRGEDRRVGVRAEDADLPEGRLYELLRGGRFVHIGRKRPAGLPEHVVFARGEDDVLVRPDGYVARVGDPVGYFTG; from the coding sequence ATGGAGTCGGACGTCTTGATCGCCGGAGCCGGACCGGCCGGGCTGCTGCTCGCGGGGGATCTCGCGGAGGCGGGCGTGACCGTCACCGTGCTGGAGCGGCGGACCACCGGGTCGAACCTCACCCGGGCGTTCGGGGTGCACGCCCGGACGCTGGAGCAGTTCGACCAGCGCGGGATCGCCGACGAGCTGGTCGCCACCGGCCTGCCGCTGCGCCGGCTGCGGCTGTTCGTGCCGGTCGACCTGGACTTCGGCCGGCTGCCGACCCGTTACCGCTACCTGCTCATCACGCCGCAGACACGTACCGAGGCGGTGCTGCGCGCACGGGCCGAGCGGCTCGGCGCGAAGTTCGCGCTGGGCGCCAACGTGGTGGGCGTGCGCCAGGACGCCGGCGGGGTGGACGTGACCACTGCCGACGGCGAACGCCGCCGCGGCCGGTATCTGGTGGGCGCGGACGGCGCGCACAGCGTGGTGCGGCGCGAGCTCGGCCTGCCGTTCGACGGCCGCCCGGTGCTGAAGTCGATCATGCTCGCCGACGTCCGCCTCGCCGAGCCGCCCGGGAACGTTCTCCGGGTGAACAGCGTGGGCGACGCCTTCGCGTTCGTCGCGCCCTTCGGCGACGGCTGGTACCGCGTGACCGCGTGGGACCGCCACCGCCAGGCCACCGAAGACGCGCCGTTGGACCTCGACGAGGTCCGCGCGGTCACCCGCCGCTCGCTGGGCACCGACCTCGGCATGCACGACGCGCGCTGGCTTTCGCGCTTCCACTGCGACGAACGCCAGGTGCCGCACTACCGCGCCGGCCGCGTGTTCCTCGCCGGCGACGCCGCGCACGTCCACTCGCCCGCCGGCGGCCAGGGCATGAACACCGGCCTGCAGGACGCGGCCAACCTCGGCTGGAAGCTCGCCGCGGTGCTGTCCGGGCGGCTGCCCGAGAGCTTGCTCGACACGTACGAGACCGAGCGGCACCCGGTCGGGAAGCGCGTGCTGCGCAGCAGTGGCGCGATGATCCGGCTGGCGATGGTCCGGCCGCGGCCCGCCCGCGAGGCCGGCGGCCGGGCGCTCGCCGGCGCGCTGTCCGTCGGCTCGCTCGCCCGCCGCGCCGCGGGCGTCGTGTCCGGCATCGGCATCCGGTACGCGCCGCCGCGCGGGGAGGACCGCCGGGTCGGCGTCCGCGCCGAGGACGCCGACCTGCCGGAAGGGCGGTTGTACGAACTGCTGCGCGGCGGCCGGTTCGTGCATATCGGGCGGAAACGGCCCGCCGGACTGCCGGAGCACGTGGTGTTCGCGCGCGGCGAGGACGACGTGCTGGTGCGGCCCGACGGGTACGTCGCCCGGGTCGGCGACCCGGTTGGCTACTTCACCGGCTGA